In one Arachis duranensis cultivar V14167 chromosome 9, aradu.V14167.gnm2.J7QH, whole genome shotgun sequence genomic region, the following are encoded:
- the LOC107465667 gene encoding uncharacterized protein LOC107465667 (The sequence of the model RefSeq protein was modified relative to this genomic sequence to represent the inferred CDS: added 26 bases not found in genome assembly): MDYYLCRCLGLTTILFMALLPIIAKADLEDDILGKICDEVECGKGKCVANTSYPLNFICECDNGWKRTRDSDNDTDGNSFLPCVIPQCSMNSGCQSAPPPVPEKSVPHNFSAFDPCYWAYCGEGSCQKNKTHTYRCECNPNTFNLLNISVFPCYSACTIGSNCSKLGIKVEDSTAAGTNGGSSQASLVVPWGSLGWIVTLLISSGLVMWS, translated from the exons atggattactacTTGTGTAGGTGTTTAGGCCTTACTACTATACTTTTCATGGCGCTGCTTCCTATTATTGCCAA GGAAGATCTGTGATGAAGTGGAATGTGGGAAGGGAAAGTGCGTAGCAAACACGAGTTACCCATTAAACTTCATATGTGAATGTGATAATGGTTGGAAGCGGACTCGGGACAGTGACAATGATACAGATGGCAATAGCTTTCTCCCATGTGTCATCCCTCAAT GTAGTATGAACTCCGGTTGCCAGTCAGCACCCCCTCCAGTTCCAGAGAAGAGTGTACCACACAATTTCTCAGCTTTTGATC CGTGCTATTGGGCATACTGCGGGGAAGGTAGCTGCCAGAAGAACAAGACTCATACATACAGATGTGAATGCAATCCCAACACTTTCAATCTTCTAAACATCTCTGTTTTCCCTTGCTACAGTGCAT GTACTATTGGATCTAACTGTTCCAAACTCGGAATCAAAGTTGAAGATTCAACCGCTGCTGGCACTAATGGTGGAAGTAGTCAAG CAAGCTTAGTGGTTCCGTGGGGAAGTTTGGGTTGGATAGTTACGTTGTTGATCTCCAGCGGTTTGGTTATGTGGAGCTAG